In Cicer arietinum cultivar CDC Frontier isolate Library 1 chromosome 7, Cicar.CDCFrontier_v2.0, whole genome shotgun sequence, a single window of DNA contains:
- the LOC101514528 gene encoding putative disease resistance RPP13-like protein 1 isoform X2, which translates to MAVEFVGSALLSASLQVAFDRLASSEVVEYFQSRKFNEKLLNRLNIMLLSINVVVDDAEQKQIINRHVKAWLDAVKDAVFDAEDLLDEIDIEVSRCKREVESQSSPSKVWNFFNVSFSSFDKEIESKMQEVLDNLEFLASKKDILGLKESSSGFGVQLSSQVSRKLPSTSLLGETVLYGRDIDREIIFDWMISENENHFSIVSIVGMGGMGKTLLAQHLYNDSKMEDEFDIKAWVCISDDFDVFMVTRAILEGINRSTDDSRDLNMVQERLKEKLTGKRFLLVLDDVWNEKHDQWETLQTPFKYGAQESKIIVTTRSLKVASTIRSTHIHQLEQLKEEHSWLLFAKHAFQDENPQLNPELKEIGKKITGKCKGLPLALKTIGSLLYTKSSLVEWEIILASEIWDLPEENKSMEEVGEQYFDDLLSRSFFQQSSEDKTCFVMHDLLSDLAKYICGDFCFRLEVEEAQNISKVTRHFSFLRNRYDSSKRFEALCKAERLRSFLPYSRKCNLPSFLNEFWMSGPLVNDLLPKFKLLRVLSLSGYYNMIEVPDTIGNLKHLRYLDLSDTNIKKLPDSICFLFNLQILKLKNCRFLDELPLNFHQLTNMRYLDFSGTKVRNMPIHFGKLKNLQVLNSFCVGKGNESNIQQLGELNLHGTLSISELQNIVNPFDALAANLKNKIHLVKLELEWNANNENSQQEREVLEKLQPSKHLKELSVISYGGTRFPDWFGDSSLSNLVSLKLSNCEKFLLLPPLGTLPSLKKLCIIGLSGVVVIGSEFYGSSSSNVPFSSLETLQFEDMVEWEEWECKTATNAFPFLQKLSIKNCPNLRYFLPEKLPFLTMLEISHCEQLVASIPRTLIIRELDLNDCGKLQFDYHPATLKIIKIGGYNMELSLLERIEPIISNISLERIKITDCPNMNIPLHCCYNFLVGLYIWNSCDSLTTFPLDLFPKLKELQFRDCINLEMISQSQTHNLKLLQISNCSKFVSFPRGGLNAPELVVCEFYKLENLKSLPECMQILLPSMCHLFVRHCPKLELLSGGGLPSNLKQLHLRNCSKLLASMKRVLATTTSLFRLYIGEVDVECFPDQGLLPHSLTALSITWCPNLKKLNYNGLCHLSSLTTLYLSSCPLLQCLPEEGLPKSISTLQIWGDCSLLKPRFRKSNGEDWEKIRHIPCIIIDSDIIT; encoded by the exons ATGGCGGTTGAATTTGTTGGCAGTGCTCTTCTTTCTGCTTCCCTTCAGGTTGCATTTGACAGGTTGGCTTCATCTGAAGTTGTGGAATACTTTCAAAGCAGAAAATTCAATGAGAAGCTTCTTAATAGGCTCAACATCATGCTACTATCGATCAATGTTGTGGTTGATGATGCAGAGCAAAAGCAGATCATAAATCGTCATGTGAAAGCATGGCTTGATGCTGTTAAAGATGCTGTGTTTGATGCAGAGGATTTGTTAGATGAAATTGACATTGAAGTTTCCAGATGCAAGCGGGAAGTTGAGTCTCAGTCTAGTCCTAGCAAGGTATGGAATTTCTTCAATGTTTCTTTCAGTTCATTTGACAAAGAAATTGAATCAAAGATGCAAGAAGTACTTGATAATCTAGAATTTCTTGCTAGCAAAAAGGATATATTAGGTTTGAAAGAATCTAGTAGTGGTTTTGGTGTTCAATTGAGTAGTCAAGTGTCACGAAAATTGCCATCAACATCTTTGCTTGGCGAAACTGTTTTATATGGCAGAGATATTGACagagaaattatatttgattggATGATATCTgaaaatgaaaatcatttttcaataGTTTCTATAGTTGGTATGGGTGGTATGGGTAAGACCTTACTTGCTCAACATTTATACAATGACTCAAAGATGGAAGATGAATTTGATATCAAAGCTTGGGTTTGTATTTCCGACGATTTTGATGTTTTCATGGTTACAAGAGCTATTCTTGAGGGTATCAATAGGTCAACTGATGATAGTAGAGACCTAAACATGGTTCAAGAAAGGTTGAAGGAAAAATTGACAGGAAAGAGATTTCTTCTTGTTTTGGATGATGTTTGGAACGAAAAACATGACCAATGGGAAACTTTACAAACTCCTTTTAAATATGGAGCTCAAGAAAGCAAAATAATCGTTACTACACGCAGTTTGAAAGTTGCTTCAACTATTCGATCCACTCATATACACCAGCTAGAGCAATTAAAAGAAGAACATAGCTGGTTATTATTTGCTAAACATGCATTCCAAGATGAAAATCCTCAATTGAATCCTGAGTTGAAGGAGATTGGTAAAAAGATAACTGGAAAATGCAAAGGATTACCTCTAGCTTTGAAAACAATTGGAAGTCTCTTATACACCAAATCATCTTTGGTGGAATGGGAAATAATATTGGCAAGCGAGATATGGGACTTACCTGAAGAG AATAAGAGTATGGAAGAAGTTGGCGAACAATACTTTGATGATTTGTTGTCGAGGTCATTTTTTCAACAATCAAGCGAAGACAAAACGTGTTTTGTAATGCACGACCTTCTTAGTGATTTGGCAAAATATATCTGTGGTGATTTTTGTTTTAGGTTGGAAGTTGAAGAAGCACAAAACATATCAAAAGTTACAcgtcatttttcttttttgagaaatagatATGATTCTTCTAAAAGGTTTGAGGCCTTGTGCAAGGCTGAAAGATTGCGTTCATTTCTACCATATAGCAGGAAGTGCAATCTACCATCTTTTCTTAATGAATTTTGGATGTCTGGTCCTTTGGTGAATGACTTGCTCCCCAAGTTTAAGCTCTTACGTGTTTTATCTTTGTCTGGTTATTACAATATGATTGAAGTTCCTGACACTATAGGTAATCTTAAACATCTCCGTTATCTTGACCTTTCCGATACCAACATAAAAAAGCTACCTGATTCaatatgttttctttttaacttGCAAATATTGAAGTTGAAGAATTGCCGATTTTTGGATGAGCTGCCTTTGAATTTTCATCAACTTACTAATATGCGttatcttgattttagtggaaCCAAGGTGAGAAATATGCCAATTCATTTTGGAAAATTGAAGAATCTTCAAGTGCTGAATTCATTCTGTGTAGGAAAAGGCAATGAGTCTAATATTCAACAGTTAGGTGAACTCAATCTTCATGGAACACTATCAATTTCAGAGTTGCAGAATATTGTGAATCCCTTTGATGCATTAGCAgccaatttgaaaaataaaatacacctTGTGAAGCTAGAGTTAGAATGGAATGCAAACAATGAAAACTCACAACAAGAAAGGGAAGTGCTTGAGAAGCTACAACCTTCAAAACACTTGAAGGAGCTATCAGTTATAAGCTATGGCGGAACAAGATTTCCAGATTGGTTTGGAGATAGTTCACTATCTAATTTAGTCTCCTTGAAGTTGAGTAACTGTGAAAAATTTCTCTTGTTGCCTCCACTTGGAACTTTACCATCTCTCAAGAAACTGTGCATTATAGGACTCTCTGGTGTAGTGGTTATTGGCTCAGAGTTTTATGGCAGTAGCTCTTCAAATGTTCCATTTTCATCCTTGGAAACCTTACAATTTGAGGATATGGTGGAATGGGAAGAATGGGAATGCAAAACAGCGACAAATGCATttccatttcttcaaaaactttctataaaaaattgtcCAAATCTAAGATACTTTTTGCCAGAGAAACTTCCTTTTTTAACAATGCTAGAAATTTCTCATTGTGAACAACTTGTAGCTTCTATTCCTAGGACTCTAATCATCCGTGAATTAGATCTAAATGATTGTGGAAAGCTGCAATTTGATTATCATCCAGCTACTttgaaaattatcaaaattggTGGATACAACATGGAACTGTCATTGCTTGAGAGGATTGAGCCAATCATATCCAATATCTCCCTTGAAAGAATTAAAATTACTGATTGTCCTAATATGAATATTCCATTACATTGTTGCTACAATTTCCTTGTAGGATTGTACATTTGGAATAGCTGTGACTCTCTAACTACATTTCCTCTTGATTTGTTTCCAAAGCTCAAGGAGCTCCAGTTTAGAGACTGTATTAATCTTGAGATGATTTCACAATCACAAACTCACAATCTCAAACTTTTGCAAATATCCAATTGCTCTAAATTTGTATCATTTCCAAGAGGAGGACTAAATGCACCTGAGCTAGTAGTttgtgaattttataaattagagaatTTGAAATCATTACCTGAATGCATGCAAATTCTACTTCCATCTATGTGTCATCTATTTGTAAGGCATTGTCCAAAACTGGAGTTGTTATCTGGTGGAGGTTTGCCATCAAACTTAAAACAGCTGCATCTTCGCAATTGTTCAAAACTTTTGGCATCAATGAAACGTGTTTTGGCAACCACTACCTCTCTATTTCGTTTGTATATTGGAGAAGTCGACGTGGAGTGTTTTCCTGATCAAGGCTTGCTTCCACATTCTCTTACTGCTCTATCCATCACTTGGTGTCCAAATCTTAAAAAACTGAATTACAATGGTCTCTGTCATCTCTCATCTCTTACAACTTTGTATCTTTCAAGTTGCCCCTTACTCCAATGCTTACCTGAAGAGGGTCTGCCTAAATCCATTTCAACTCTACAAATTTGGGGTGATTGTTCGTTGCTCAAGCCCCGTTTTCGGAAATCAAATGGTGAAGATTGGGAGAAGATTCGTCACATTCCATGTATAATAATTGACAGTGATATTATAACATGA
- the LOC101514528 gene encoding putative disease resistance RPP13-like protein 1 isoform X1 produces the protein MAVEFVGSALLSASLQVAFDRLASSEVVEYFQSRKFNEKLLNRLNIMLLSINVVVDDAEQKQIINRHVKAWLDAVKDAVFDAEDLLDEIDIEVSRCKREVESQSSPSKVWNFFNVSFSSFDKEIESKMQEVLDNLEFLASKKDILGLKESSSGFGVQLSSQVSRKLPSTSLLGETVLYGRDIDREIIFDWMISENENHFSIVSIVGMGGMGKTLLAQHLYNDSKMEDEFDIKAWVCISDDFDVFMVTRAILEGINRSTDDSRDLNMVQERLKEKLTGKRFLLVLDDVWNEKHDQWETLQTPFKYGAQESKIIVTTRSLKVASTIRSTHIHQLEQLKEEHSWLLFAKHAFQDENPQLNPELKEIGKKITGKCKGLPLALKTIGSLLYTKSSLVEWEIILASEIWDLPEEVSNVIPALRLSYHHLPSHLKRCFAYCSLFPKGFVFEKKHLTLLWMAENFLQCPQQNKSMEEVGEQYFDDLLSRSFFQQSSEDKTCFVMHDLLSDLAKYICGDFCFRLEVEEAQNISKVTRHFSFLRNRYDSSKRFEALCKAERLRSFLPYSRKCNLPSFLNEFWMSGPLVNDLLPKFKLLRVLSLSGYYNMIEVPDTIGNLKHLRYLDLSDTNIKKLPDSICFLFNLQILKLKNCRFLDELPLNFHQLTNMRYLDFSGTKVRNMPIHFGKLKNLQVLNSFCVGKGNESNIQQLGELNLHGTLSISELQNIVNPFDALAANLKNKIHLVKLELEWNANNENSQQEREVLEKLQPSKHLKELSVISYGGTRFPDWFGDSSLSNLVSLKLSNCEKFLLLPPLGTLPSLKKLCIIGLSGVVVIGSEFYGSSSSNVPFSSLETLQFEDMVEWEEWECKTATNAFPFLQKLSIKNCPNLRYFLPEKLPFLTMLEISHCEQLVASIPRTLIIRELDLNDCGKLQFDYHPATLKIIKIGGYNMELSLLERIEPIISNISLERIKITDCPNMNIPLHCCYNFLVGLYIWNSCDSLTTFPLDLFPKLKELQFRDCINLEMISQSQTHNLKLLQISNCSKFVSFPRGGLNAPELVVCEFYKLENLKSLPECMQILLPSMCHLFVRHCPKLELLSGGGLPSNLKQLHLRNCSKLLASMKRVLATTTSLFRLYIGEVDVECFPDQGLLPHSLTALSITWCPNLKKLNYNGLCHLSSLTTLYLSSCPLLQCLPEEGLPKSISTLQIWGDCSLLKPRFRKSNGEDWEKIRHIPCIIIDSDIIT, from the coding sequence ATGGCGGTTGAATTTGTTGGCAGTGCTCTTCTTTCTGCTTCCCTTCAGGTTGCATTTGACAGGTTGGCTTCATCTGAAGTTGTGGAATACTTTCAAAGCAGAAAATTCAATGAGAAGCTTCTTAATAGGCTCAACATCATGCTACTATCGATCAATGTTGTGGTTGATGATGCAGAGCAAAAGCAGATCATAAATCGTCATGTGAAAGCATGGCTTGATGCTGTTAAAGATGCTGTGTTTGATGCAGAGGATTTGTTAGATGAAATTGACATTGAAGTTTCCAGATGCAAGCGGGAAGTTGAGTCTCAGTCTAGTCCTAGCAAGGTATGGAATTTCTTCAATGTTTCTTTCAGTTCATTTGACAAAGAAATTGAATCAAAGATGCAAGAAGTACTTGATAATCTAGAATTTCTTGCTAGCAAAAAGGATATATTAGGTTTGAAAGAATCTAGTAGTGGTTTTGGTGTTCAATTGAGTAGTCAAGTGTCACGAAAATTGCCATCAACATCTTTGCTTGGCGAAACTGTTTTATATGGCAGAGATATTGACagagaaattatatttgattggATGATATCTgaaaatgaaaatcatttttcaataGTTTCTATAGTTGGTATGGGTGGTATGGGTAAGACCTTACTTGCTCAACATTTATACAATGACTCAAAGATGGAAGATGAATTTGATATCAAAGCTTGGGTTTGTATTTCCGACGATTTTGATGTTTTCATGGTTACAAGAGCTATTCTTGAGGGTATCAATAGGTCAACTGATGATAGTAGAGACCTAAACATGGTTCAAGAAAGGTTGAAGGAAAAATTGACAGGAAAGAGATTTCTTCTTGTTTTGGATGATGTTTGGAACGAAAAACATGACCAATGGGAAACTTTACAAACTCCTTTTAAATATGGAGCTCAAGAAAGCAAAATAATCGTTACTACACGCAGTTTGAAAGTTGCTTCAACTATTCGATCCACTCATATACACCAGCTAGAGCAATTAAAAGAAGAACATAGCTGGTTATTATTTGCTAAACATGCATTCCAAGATGAAAATCCTCAATTGAATCCTGAGTTGAAGGAGATTGGTAAAAAGATAACTGGAAAATGCAAAGGATTACCTCTAGCTTTGAAAACAATTGGAAGTCTCTTATACACCAAATCATCTTTGGTGGAATGGGAAATAATATTGGCAAGCGAGATATGGGACTTACCTGAAGAGGTTAGCAATGTCATCCCTGCTTTAAGACTTAGCTATCACCACCTTCCTTCtcatctgaagagatgttttgCTTATTGTTCTTTATTCCCAAAAGGTTTTGTGTTTGAAAAGAAGCATTTAACTTTATTATGGATGGCTGAAAATTTTCTACAATGTCCTCAACAGAATAAGAGTATGGAAGAAGTTGGCGAACAATACTTTGATGATTTGTTGTCGAGGTCATTTTTTCAACAATCAAGCGAAGACAAAACGTGTTTTGTAATGCACGACCTTCTTAGTGATTTGGCAAAATATATCTGTGGTGATTTTTGTTTTAGGTTGGAAGTTGAAGAAGCACAAAACATATCAAAAGTTACAcgtcatttttcttttttgagaaatagatATGATTCTTCTAAAAGGTTTGAGGCCTTGTGCAAGGCTGAAAGATTGCGTTCATTTCTACCATATAGCAGGAAGTGCAATCTACCATCTTTTCTTAATGAATTTTGGATGTCTGGTCCTTTGGTGAATGACTTGCTCCCCAAGTTTAAGCTCTTACGTGTTTTATCTTTGTCTGGTTATTACAATATGATTGAAGTTCCTGACACTATAGGTAATCTTAAACATCTCCGTTATCTTGACCTTTCCGATACCAACATAAAAAAGCTACCTGATTCaatatgttttctttttaacttGCAAATATTGAAGTTGAAGAATTGCCGATTTTTGGATGAGCTGCCTTTGAATTTTCATCAACTTACTAATATGCGttatcttgattttagtggaaCCAAGGTGAGAAATATGCCAATTCATTTTGGAAAATTGAAGAATCTTCAAGTGCTGAATTCATTCTGTGTAGGAAAAGGCAATGAGTCTAATATTCAACAGTTAGGTGAACTCAATCTTCATGGAACACTATCAATTTCAGAGTTGCAGAATATTGTGAATCCCTTTGATGCATTAGCAgccaatttgaaaaataaaatacacctTGTGAAGCTAGAGTTAGAATGGAATGCAAACAATGAAAACTCACAACAAGAAAGGGAAGTGCTTGAGAAGCTACAACCTTCAAAACACTTGAAGGAGCTATCAGTTATAAGCTATGGCGGAACAAGATTTCCAGATTGGTTTGGAGATAGTTCACTATCTAATTTAGTCTCCTTGAAGTTGAGTAACTGTGAAAAATTTCTCTTGTTGCCTCCACTTGGAACTTTACCATCTCTCAAGAAACTGTGCATTATAGGACTCTCTGGTGTAGTGGTTATTGGCTCAGAGTTTTATGGCAGTAGCTCTTCAAATGTTCCATTTTCATCCTTGGAAACCTTACAATTTGAGGATATGGTGGAATGGGAAGAATGGGAATGCAAAACAGCGACAAATGCATttccatttcttcaaaaactttctataaaaaattgtcCAAATCTAAGATACTTTTTGCCAGAGAAACTTCCTTTTTTAACAATGCTAGAAATTTCTCATTGTGAACAACTTGTAGCTTCTATTCCTAGGACTCTAATCATCCGTGAATTAGATCTAAATGATTGTGGAAAGCTGCAATTTGATTATCATCCAGCTACTttgaaaattatcaaaattggTGGATACAACATGGAACTGTCATTGCTTGAGAGGATTGAGCCAATCATATCCAATATCTCCCTTGAAAGAATTAAAATTACTGATTGTCCTAATATGAATATTCCATTACATTGTTGCTACAATTTCCTTGTAGGATTGTACATTTGGAATAGCTGTGACTCTCTAACTACATTTCCTCTTGATTTGTTTCCAAAGCTCAAGGAGCTCCAGTTTAGAGACTGTATTAATCTTGAGATGATTTCACAATCACAAACTCACAATCTCAAACTTTTGCAAATATCCAATTGCTCTAAATTTGTATCATTTCCAAGAGGAGGACTAAATGCACCTGAGCTAGTAGTttgtgaattttataaattagagaatTTGAAATCATTACCTGAATGCATGCAAATTCTACTTCCATCTATGTGTCATCTATTTGTAAGGCATTGTCCAAAACTGGAGTTGTTATCTGGTGGAGGTTTGCCATCAAACTTAAAACAGCTGCATCTTCGCAATTGTTCAAAACTTTTGGCATCAATGAAACGTGTTTTGGCAACCACTACCTCTCTATTTCGTTTGTATATTGGAGAAGTCGACGTGGAGTGTTTTCCTGATCAAGGCTTGCTTCCACATTCTCTTACTGCTCTATCCATCACTTGGTGTCCAAATCTTAAAAAACTGAATTACAATGGTCTCTGTCATCTCTCATCTCTTACAACTTTGTATCTTTCAAGTTGCCCCTTACTCCAATGCTTACCTGAAGAGGGTCTGCCTAAATCCATTTCAACTCTACAAATTTGGGGTGATTGTTCGTTGCTCAAGCCCCGTTTTCGGAAATCAAATGGTGAAGATTGGGAGAAGATTCGTCACATTCCATGTATAATAATTGACAGTGATATTATAACATGA